Proteins encoded in a region of the Polynucleobacter antarcticus genome:
- a CDS encoding SDR family oxidoreductase, with amino-acid sequence MNSGPHKVALVTGAGTGIGKAAAKALLKGGFKVVLTGRNQDRLNSAIQDIGGDTTNCLAISCDVGKPEAVKHLFLEIQKQFGRLDVLFNNAGMGAPAIPMEELTYEQWMNVVNANLCGAFLCSQEAIRMMKAQSPQGGRIINNGSISAHAPRPMSAPYTATKHAITGLTKVIALDGRPFNIACGQIDIGNAATEMTDRMAAGIMQADQSIKVEPRMDVDHVGEAVLHMAQLPLESNILSMTIMATNMPFVGRG; translated from the coding sequence ATGAATTCAGGCCCTCATAAGGTAGCTCTAGTTACAGGCGCTGGAACAGGTATCGGTAAAGCCGCAGCAAAAGCGCTTCTCAAAGGGGGCTTTAAGGTTGTGCTCACAGGCAGAAATCAGGATCGATTAAATAGTGCCATTCAAGACATTGGCGGGGACACTACAAATTGCCTAGCAATTTCCTGCGATGTGGGTAAGCCAGAGGCAGTAAAACATTTATTCTTAGAGATCCAAAAACAGTTTGGGCGTCTCGATGTGCTCTTTAATAATGCTGGAATGGGAGCGCCCGCTATACCCATGGAGGAGCTCACCTACGAGCAGTGGATGAATGTTGTCAATGCGAATTTATGCGGTGCGTTTCTTTGCTCCCAAGAAGCGATCCGTATGATGAAAGCGCAATCACCCCAAGGCGGCAGAATTATCAATAATGGCTCAATCTCAGCTCATGCCCCCCGCCCGATGTCAGCACCTTATACGGCCACGAAACATGCCATCACGGGCCTCACTAAAGTCATCGCCTTAGATGGCCGCCCATTCAATATTGCGTGTGGTCAGATTGATATTGGTAATGCCGCAACGGAGATGACAGATCGTATGGCCGCTGGCATTATGCAGGCCGATCAATCGATTAAGGTGGAGCCCCGTATGGATGTAGATCATGTGGGTGAAGCTGTTTTGCACATGGCCCAACTGCCACTAGAGAGCAACATTCTCTCGATGACCATCATGGCAACCAACATGCCCTTTGTTGGTAGAGGATAG
- a CDS encoding cytochrome c-type biogenesis protein: MLKRLSVTFFFVFSVLSLSNFVLAKDAAPLADDPVVEQRLIEISAEMRCLVCQNESLAGSRSDLANDLRREIRNLIVAGKTDAQIRTFMVDRYGDFVLYRPPVKPITWLLWIGPFAILFVGIMGLLIYLRRRNLSIPSTKLSDEDNRRIDALLKGAKSRTTEGSHD; the protein is encoded by the coding sequence ATGTTGAAGCGCTTGTCCGTTACCTTCTTTTTTGTATTTTCAGTACTTTCTTTGTCCAATTTTGTTTTGGCGAAAGATGCTGCACCCTTAGCAGATGATCCTGTTGTTGAGCAGCGCTTGATTGAGATTTCAGCAGAAATGCGTTGCTTAGTTTGTCAGAATGAATCACTGGCAGGCTCACGTTCTGATTTAGCAAATGATTTACGCCGTGAGATTCGAAATCTGATCGTTGCAGGTAAGACAGATGCGCAAATTCGGACTTTCATGGTGGATCGTTATGGCGATTTTGTTTTATATCGACCACCCGTTAAGCCAATTACTTGGCTTTTATGGATAGGTCCCTTTGCTATTTTATTTGTTGGCATTATGGGTTTACTGATTTATCTGCGTCGTAGAAATCTCAGCATACCTAGTACGAAACTATCCGATGAAGATAATCGCCGGATTGATGCATTACTAAAGGGTGCTAAATCCCGTACTACTGAAGGTAGCCATGACTAG
- a CDS encoding 2OG-Fe dioxygenase family protein: MTLTSLYPPLTTISDLPQSLQSDGFAIIAAENVAQIAGVPLKQLIDLTQYWNDLPRDPYLKDGGRYRYRRHVSYEVKGDALTMVSHRAHWQSVDYNALHGGIERWFEPAQAELSNSSAWQSLIVGITRILNSVKLVNTWFVEAHQFRIDTTDGIGRPTPEGAHRDGVDFVAVFLLDRVSIKGGETRIFDATGSAGLRFTLTQPWSLLLMNDERMIHESTPIQPIGAHGHRDTLVLTFRSNGFQDSPNRSQQ, translated from the coding sequence ATGACGCTCACAAGTCTTTACCCACCGCTGACTACTATCTCAGATTTGCCACAATCTTTACAGTCTGATGGCTTTGCCATTATTGCAGCTGAGAACGTTGCTCAAATCGCTGGGGTACCTTTAAAACAATTAATAGATCTGACGCAGTACTGGAATGATTTGCCACGCGACCCTTATTTAAAGGATGGGGGAAGATACCGCTATAGACGCCATGTCAGTTATGAGGTCAAAGGCGATGCACTGACTATGGTTTCACATCGTGCCCATTGGCAGTCAGTGGATTACAACGCTTTGCATGGGGGCATAGAGCGTTGGTTCGAGCCCGCACAAGCCGAGCTCAGTAATAGCTCCGCTTGGCAATCACTCATAGTAGGTATTACTCGTATTCTTAATAGTGTGAAATTGGTAAACACGTGGTTTGTCGAAGCGCATCAATTTCGGATTGATACTACGGATGGTATTGGACGACCCACTCCTGAGGGTGCGCATCGTGATGGCGTCGATTTTGTAGCTGTATTTTTATTAGATAGAGTGAGTATTAAAGGCGGAGAGACGCGGATCTTTGATGCTACCGGATCAGCAGGCTTACGCTTTACGCTTACTCAGCCCTGGTCACTTCTACTCATGAATGATGAGCGCATGATCCATGAATCTACGCCTATACAGCCGATAGGTGCTCATGGCCATAGAGATACTCTCGTTCTTACCTTCCGATCCAATGGATTTCAGGATTCGCCCAATCGTAGTCAACAGTAA
- a CDS encoding MFS transporter has product MYFKSTGYTPLMLMAQTCALLGFACYAVVLTTLQEEWHLSNLESGLIASAFFFGYMLMVPLATALTDRIDAKKVYLCGGILASCGLLGMGLFAYNFWTALIFMALNGAGLASTYMPGLKILSDRIKTGELTRHIAFYTAFFGIGTGFSYVCSGWILDALGWRYVFGLIALGPFTAFLTVLLFIPALTHEKWRGPIQIRLGDIFPINKWRLVLKDKTASGFIFGYTAHSIELFASRSWIVAFFGFCAILSGELAFITATTLAGLINFFGVPSSIIGNEIALRVGRQKWICFVMIASALCGLGLALSMGQAWWLIIALSIGHTIFIMADSATLTAGLVISAKEDVKGAAMGLHSLMGFGGGLLGPAIFGFVLDLTGSRTSQVSWVWAYAAAVIWGVLFVLYERRRGWASKSLNSH; this is encoded by the coding sequence ATGTATTTTAAATCTACTGGCTATACGCCGCTCATGCTAATGGCGCAAACATGCGCTCTTCTCGGGTTTGCTTGTTATGCCGTAGTGTTAACAACCTTGCAAGAAGAGTGGCATTTGAGCAATCTGGAATCAGGATTGATCGCGAGTGCGTTTTTCTTTGGCTATATGTTGATGGTTCCCCTAGCCACTGCATTAACCGATCGTATAGATGCAAAAAAAGTCTATTTATGTGGTGGCATTTTGGCCAGCTGTGGCTTATTGGGCATGGGACTTTTTGCCTATAACTTCTGGACAGCACTGATTTTTATGGCCTTAAATGGCGCAGGTTTGGCCAGCACTTACATGCCGGGCTTAAAAATTCTGTCGGATCGAATTAAAACCGGTGAGCTGACGCGCCATATCGCTTTCTATACGGCCTTTTTTGGGATCGGCACTGGATTTTCTTACGTATGCTCTGGATGGATCTTGGATGCCTTGGGATGGCGATATGTTTTTGGCTTAATCGCACTTGGGCCATTTACTGCTTTCTTGACCGTGCTGCTATTTATTCCAGCGCTCACCCATGAAAAGTGGCGTGGTCCGATTCAGATCCGCTTGGGCGATATCTTTCCAATCAATAAGTGGCGCCTAGTACTCAAAGATAAAACAGCCTCGGGATTTATTTTTGGTTACACCGCCCACTCTATTGAATTATTTGCCTCACGCAGTTGGATCGTCGCTTTTTTTGGTTTTTGCGCCATTCTCTCTGGCGAACTTGCTTTCATCACTGCTACAACATTAGCAGGACTCATCAATTTCTTTGGAGTGCCATCCTCCATCATTGGTAATGAGATTGCGTTACGTGTTGGCCGACAGAAGTGGATCTGTTTTGTGATGATTGCTAGTGCCTTATGTGGCCTTGGCTTAGCCTTATCGATGGGCCAAGCTTGGTGGCTCATTATTGCCTTATCGATTGGGCATACTATTTTTATTATGGCTGATTCAGCGACCTTAACTGCAGGCTTAGTAATTAGCGCAAAAGAAGATGTTAAAGGCGCAGCTATGGGCTTACATTCTTTAATGGGATTTGGTGGAGGCTTATTAGGCCCTGCTATTTTTGGCTTTGTTTTAGACCTTACTGGCTCCCGGACGTCCCAGGTGTCTTGGGTTTGGGCTTACGCTGCCGCAGTCATATGGGGCGTTCTGTTTGTGCTGTATGAACGTCGTCGCGGATGGGCAAGCAAGTCTTTAAACTCCCATTGA
- a CDS encoding heme lyase CcmF/NrfE family subunit produces the protein MIPEFGHYALILALCIAMVQGVLPLVGAHQGRREWLMLARPAAQTVFLLLAIAFLVLTWSFYVNDFSVLYVAEHSNSLLPVIYRLSAVWGGHEGSLLLWVFLMATWTFLVAQLSKSLDEFMVARVIGVLGLVITGLLLFVVATSNPFERLLPAAQDGRSLNPLLQDPGLIFHPPMLYMGYVGFSVAFAFAIASLLSGRLDAAWARWSRPWTTAAWVFLTLGIALGSWWAYYELGWGGWWFWDPVENASFIPWLVGTALLHSLSVTEKRGGFKSWTVLLAITAFSLSLLGTFLVRSGVLTSVHAFATDPARGVFILIFLVLVVGSSLVLYAWRAPKSTMGGKFSLTSRETFILLGNVFLVVAGASILLGTLYPLLIDALHLGKISVGPPYFNSVFVPIMSPLLVLMGIGPWTSWKGSNLVAVIKRLWIAALVAVSAAILIPMVMGEFTWLSSMGFLLAFWVIASGVMQIIRQAKAGKPTRSFMGMQVAHLGIAVFVIGVTMVGAYEEEKDVRMLPGETVSVGGYQIQLEGVKSVPGPNYKAVQGTFLLIKNGQVETTMYPEKRNYFSSTMPMTEAAIDVGLTRDIYVSLGEELEDKAWAVRVYYKPFVDWIWGGCLFMALGGLLAMSDKRYRMKLRKSTA, from the coding sequence ATGATTCCTGAATTTGGCCACTATGCATTAATTCTTGCTTTATGTATCGCGATGGTGCAAGGGGTGCTACCCTTGGTTGGCGCCCACCAAGGTCGTCGTGAGTGGCTGATGCTGGCAAGGCCCGCGGCGCAAACCGTGTTTTTACTTCTAGCCATTGCTTTTTTAGTCCTGACATGGAGTTTTTATGTCAATGACTTCTCTGTTTTATATGTAGCAGAGCATTCAAATTCCTTGTTGCCGGTGATATATCGTTTATCGGCTGTGTGGGGAGGTCATGAAGGCTCCTTATTGCTGTGGGTATTTTTGATGGCTACCTGGACATTTTTAGTGGCGCAGCTTTCTAAGTCCTTAGATGAATTTATGGTTGCACGGGTGATTGGTGTATTAGGCCTTGTGATCACAGGCTTACTGTTATTTGTCGTAGCCACCTCCAATCCCTTTGAAAGACTATTGCCTGCAGCGCAAGACGGGCGCTCTTTAAACCCCCTCCTGCAAGATCCAGGTCTGATCTTTCATCCTCCGATGTTGTATATGGGTTATGTGGGTTTCTCAGTAGCATTTGCATTTGCAATCGCCTCACTGCTCTCCGGTAGGTTAGATGCAGCTTGGGCGCGTTGGTCACGTCCTTGGACAACCGCAGCTTGGGTCTTCTTAACCCTAGGCATTGCACTCGGATCTTGGTGGGCTTATTACGAGCTGGGTTGGGGTGGTTGGTGGTTCTGGGATCCGGTAGAGAATGCCTCCTTCATTCCATGGCTGGTGGGTACCGCGCTCCTACACTCTTTATCCGTGACTGAGAAGCGTGGCGGCTTTAAGAGCTGGACGGTCTTGCTAGCGATCACAGCATTCTCACTATCACTCCTTGGAACATTTTTAGTGCGCTCCGGTGTCCTGACTTCTGTGCATGCCTTTGCCACCGATCCTGCGCGCGGCGTATTTATCTTGATTTTCCTCGTCCTCGTGGTGGGTTCATCTTTAGTGTTGTACGCATGGCGTGCTCCTAAAAGTACGATGGGTGGTAAGTTCAGCTTAACTTCAAGAGAAACATTTATTTTGTTGGGTAATGTTTTCTTAGTGGTGGCAGGTGCTTCTATTTTGCTAGGTACGCTCTATCCTTTATTAATTGATGCCCTGCATTTAGGGAAGATTTCAGTTGGCCCTCCCTACTTTAATAGTGTCTTCGTGCCGATCATGTCACCCTTACTGGTATTGATGGGTATCGGTCCATGGACGAGCTGGAAGGGCTCTAATTTAGTCGCAGTGATTAAGCGCCTATGGATTGCTGCGCTTGTGGCTGTATCCGCTGCTATCTTGATTCCGATGGTGATGGGCGAATTTACCTGGCTCAGTAGCATGGGCTTCTTACTCGCTTTTTGGGTGATAGCCTCGGGCGTCATGCAAATCATTCGTCAGGCAAAAGCAGGCAAGCCTACGCGTTCATTTATGGGGATGCAAGTTGCGCATCTAGGCATCGCTGTCTTTGTGATTGGTGTCACGATGGTAGGTGCTTACGAGGAAGAGAAGGATGTTCGTATGTTGCCTGGTGAAACCGTGAGTGTGGGTGGATACCAGATTCAGTTAGAAGGTGTTAAGTCAGTTCCTGGACCGAATTACAAGGCAGTACAAGGCACTTTTTTACTCATAAAAAATGGTCAAGTCGAGACCACTATGTATCCAGAAAAGCGTAATTATTTTTCTTCTACGATGCCTATGACTGAGGCTGCCATTGATGTGGGTCTTACACGAGATATTTATGTCTCTTTGGGCGAAGAGCTTGAAGATAAGGCTTGGGCAGTGAGGGTGTACTACAAACCGTTTGTCGATTGGATTTGGGGTGGCTGCCTATTTATGGCGCTTGGTGGCCTATTGGCAATGTCTGATAAGCGCTACCGCATGAAGCTGCGAAAATCTACTGCATGA
- the ccmI gene encoding c-type cytochrome biogenesis protein CcmI: MTSFLISAIALLILVLAFLLRPFFFANKKSETSRREMNTAIYREELDKLESDRTSGVVDSASYEQIHAEMRQRLFQDTNEADDLSVLRSPKKTMIGVGIFVVALSAVFYFLWGGAFQIAEQNSPNPMSQESVEKMVNEFAAKMEKDPENLQGWAMLARSYRILGRNADAAKAYARAGSFIDSDPQFLADYADALAANAGGKFAGKPLELINKALALDPNNLLALWLSGTASFDSQNYKAAVQTWERLAKQLPADSDEARALTASIAEARAKGGLAPASTPVISNKGVSGQVDISPQLKSNVKAGDTLMVIARKPGERMPVAVLRVAAGAFPISFVLNDSLSMSPTALISQLPEVSIEVRISKTGMAAPESGDLISEPQTIKVGTSNILLLVDKVRP; this comes from the coding sequence ATGACTAGTTTTTTAATCTCCGCCATTGCTTTATTAATTTTGGTTCTAGCCTTCTTATTGCGACCATTCTTTTTTGCTAATAAAAAATCAGAAACTTCTCGTCGCGAAATGAATACCGCAATTTATCGTGAAGAGCTCGACAAGCTTGAGTCTGATCGAACATCTGGCGTAGTAGATAGTGCTAGTTATGAGCAGATTCATGCTGAAATGCGTCAGCGCCTCTTTCAGGATACGAATGAGGCGGATGATCTATCTGTATTGAGATCCCCTAAAAAGACCATGATTGGGGTTGGTATTTTTGTAGTAGCACTTTCAGCCGTCTTTTATTTTCTTTGGGGTGGCGCATTTCAGATCGCTGAGCAAAATTCACCAAATCCCATGAGTCAAGAATCGGTTGAAAAAATGGTGAATGAGTTCGCGGCAAAAATGGAGAAAGACCCTGAAAATCTTCAGGGCTGGGCGATGTTGGCACGCTCTTATCGGATTTTGGGTCGTAATGCGGATGCTGCAAAAGCCTATGCCCGAGCAGGTTCCTTCATTGACTCAGATCCCCAATTTTTGGCTGACTATGCAGATGCTCTCGCTGCCAATGCAGGTGGAAAATTTGCCGGTAAGCCCCTCGAGCTGATTAATAAAGCGCTGGCTCTAGATCCTAATAATTTACTGGCTTTATGGCTTTCTGGAACCGCTTCATTCGACTCGCAGAACTACAAAGCAGCTGTCCAAACCTGGGAACGACTAGCTAAACAGTTACCTGCGGATTCTGATGAGGCGCGTGCGCTGACTGCATCGATTGCCGAGGCGCGGGCAAAGGGTGGTCTTGCGCCAGCGAGTACTCCGGTAATAAGTAATAAAGGAGTGAGTGGCCAAGTCGATATTAGCCCTCAGCTGAAATCCAACGTAAAGGCGGGTGATACCTTAATGGTGATTGCACGCAAACCCGGAGAGCGCATGCCAGTAGCAGTCTTAAGAGTAGCTGCCGGAGCTTTTCCGATAAGCTTTGTTCTCAATGACTCTTTGTCAATGAGTCCCACCGCCTTGATATCGCAATTGCCAGAGGTATCTATAGAGGTGCGTATCTCTAAAACAGGTATGGCTGCACCAGAGTCTGGGGACTTAATTTCAGAGCCTCAAACAATCAAAGTAGGCACTTCCAATATCCTATTACTAGTGGATAAAGTCAGACCTTAA